From a single Larimichthys crocea isolate SSNF chromosome XIII, L_crocea_2.0, whole genome shotgun sequence genomic region:
- the LOC104930275 gene encoding hemicentin-1 isoform X3, translating into MATALTLLLIACLLQSAQCGEFKVFMQQTINVSSGSCVTIPCSFDVEDRFTSNLDETCKAMWRNEQDVDVFDSSNPQSPIKGNLIGDLTKKDCTTTLYNMKPEDSKKYYLRVECNNPMKYGFKEQKVEISVTDQVTPTLTPSTLEVNDGTSVTLTCSAPAPCLSHPPTLTWTPGLGVTQETLWENQDKTKVKISLLTFTATQRHHGQEISCTAVYNQQDGSTESSVSRLTADVSYPPQNTTVSVSPSGPVPEDSTVTLTCSSTANPAVRDYTWYTAQGGQETVMGTGHVLHIQASKVSVPFFCKAENDLGAGRSNINQIHVQYPPKHTTVSVSPSGPVPEDSTVTLICFSAANPAVRDYTWYTSQGGQETVIGTGHVLHIQASEVSVPFFCKAENDLGAGRSTISQIDVQYSPKHTTVSVSPSGPVPEDSTVTLTCSSTANPAVSDYTWYTSQGGQETVMGTGHVLHIQASKVSVPFFCEAENDLGAGRSTISQIDVQFAPQILPSSDCTQTADQLICSCETVGNPAPTLQWYLDGLPVNHSDKFAISSESLNDTGLRIIITVNQPQWRDLSTLLCRSSNSLGSVTQQFHFYSLESPTSAESHVAPQILPSSDCTQTADQLICSCETVGNPAPTLQWYLDGLPVNHSDKFAISSESLNDTGLRIIITVNQPQWRDLSTLLCRSSNSLGSVTQRFHFYSLESQTSAESHVAPQILPSSDCTQTADQLICSCETVGNPAPTLQWYLDGLPVNHSDKFAIRNESLNDTGLRIIITVNQPQWRDLSTLLCRSSNSLGSVTQRFHVYSVEPPTSAESHVAPQILPSSDCTQTADQLICSCETVGNPAPTLQWYLDGLPVNHSDKFAVSSESLNDTGLRIIITVNQPQWRDLSTLLCRSSNSLGSVTQRFHVYSLEPQTSAESHVVPKILPSSDCTQTADQLICSCETVGNPAPTLQWYLDGLPVNHSDKFAISSESLNDTGLRIIITVNQPQWRDLSTLLCRSSNSLGSVTQRFHFYSLEPQKSAESHVAPQILPSSDCTQTADQLICSCETVGNPAPTLQWYLDGLPVNHSDKFAVSNESLNNTGLRIIITVNQPQWRDLSTLLCRSSNSLGSVTQRFHVYSLEPQTSAESHVVPKILPSSDCTQTADQLICSCETVGNPAPTLQWYLDGLPVNHSDKFAISSESLNDTGLRIIITVNQPQWRDLSTLLCRSSNSLGSVTQQFHFYSFESPTSAESHDSVMLTVFITTVVALLLIVCALLLVIRIQKIRRNRPESTFAMNQLLTSNVENEVSKSEEPWTLSTASAKTPL; encoded by the exons ATGGCCACAGCTCTGACTCTCCTTCTGATTGCGTGTCTGCTGCAGA GTGCCCAGTGTGGCGAGTTTAAGGTCTTTATGCAGCAGACTATAAATGTTTCGAGTGGATCCTGTGTGACCATCCCCTGCTCCTTTGATGTAGAGGACAGATTTACATCAAACTTAGATGAAACATGTAAAGCAATGTGGAGAAATGAGCAAGATGTTGATGTGTTTGATAGCAGTAATCCACAATCACCTATAAAAGGAAACTTGATAGGAGacttaacaaaaaaagactgcacCACAACCCTGTACAACATGAAACCTGAAGACAGCAAGAAATATTACCTGAGAGTGGAATGTAACAATCCCATGAAATATggttttaaagaacaaaaagtaGAAATTTCAGTCACAG ATCAAGTCACACCGACTCTGACTCCGTCTACACTGGAGGTGAATGATGGAACCTCAGTGACTTTGACATGCTCTGCTCCAGCTCCTTGTCTGTCTCATCCTCCAACTCTGACATGGACTCCTGGCCTGGGTGTCACTCAGGAGACACTGTGGGAGAATCAGGACAAAACTAAAGTCAAAATCTCTCTTCTGACCTTCACTGCTACTCAACGCCACCACGGACAGGAAATCTCCTGTACTGCTGTCTACAACCAACAAGATGGCAGCACTGAGTCATCTGTTTccagactgacagctgatgtttCAT atccACCCCAAAACACCACAGTGTCAGTCAGTCCCTCTGGTCCAGTACCAGAAGACAGCACTGTGACTCTGACATGCAGCAGTACTGCCAACCCAGCAGTGAGGGACTACACCTGGTACACAGCTCAGGGAGGCCAGGAGACTGTCATGGGGACCGGACATGTTTTACACATTCAAGCTTCTAAAGTCAGTGTTCCTTTTTTCTGCAAGGCTGAAAATGATCTTGGAGCTGGACGATCCAACATCAATCAAATACATGTTCAGT atccacccaaacacaccacagtgtCAGTCAGTCCCTCTGGTCCAGTACCAGAAGACAGCACTGTGACTCTGATATGCTTTAGTGCTGCCAACCCAGCAGTGAGGGACTACACCTGGTACACATCTCAGGGAGGCCAGGAGACTGTCATAGGGACCGGACATGTTTTACACATTCAAGCTTCTGAAGTCAGTGTTCCTTTTTTCTGCAAGGCTGAAAATGATCTTGGAGCTGGACGATCCACCATCAGTCAAATAGATGTTCAGT ATTCacccaaacacaccacagtgtCAGTCAGTCCCTCTGGTCCAGTACCAGAAGACAGCACTGTGACTCTGACATGCAGTAGTACTGCCAACCCAGCAGTGAGCGACTACACCTGGTACACATCTCAGGGAGGCCAGGAGACTGTCATGGGGACCGGACATGTTTTACACATTCAAGCTTCTAAAGTCAGTGTTCCTTTTTTCTGTGAGGCTGAAAATGATCTTGGAGCTGGACGATCCACCATCAGTCAAATAGATGTTCAGT TTGCTCCACAGATCCTGCCCTCATCTGACTGCACCCAAACTGCAGACCAGCTCATCTGTTCCTGTGAGACTGTGGGAAATCCTGCTCCCACTTTACAGTGGTATTTGGACGGGCTACCTGTCAATCACTCTGACAAGTTTGCAATCAGCAGTGAGTCTCTAAATGACACAGGTCTGAGgatcatcatcactgtgaatCAACCACAATGGAGGGATCTTTCCACCTTGCTCTGCCGCAGCTCCAACTCTCTAGGATCTGTGACTCAGCAATTTCATTTCTACAGCCTTGAATCTCCAACATCTGCAGAAAGTCACG TTGCTCCACAGATCCTGCCCTCATCCGACTGCACCCAAACTGCAGACCAGCTCATCTGTTCCTGTGAGACTGTGGGAAATCCTGCTCCCACTTTACAGTGGTATTTGGACGGGCTACCTGTCAATCACTCTGACAAGTTTGCAATCAGCAGTGAGTCTCTAAATGACACAGGTCTGAGgatcatcatcactgtgaatCAACCACAATGGAGGGATCTTTCCACCTTGCTCTGCCGCAGCTCCAACTCTCTAGGATCTGTGACTCAGCGATTTCATTTCTACAGCCTTGAatctcaaacatctgcagaaagtCACG TTGCTCCACAGATCCTGCCCTCCTCTGACTGCACCCAAACTGCAGACCAGCTCATCTGTTCCTGTGAGACTGTGGGAAATCCTGCTCCCACTTTACAGTGGTATTTGGACGGGCTACCTGTCAATCACTCTGACAAGTTTGCAATCCGCAATGAGTCTCTAAATGACACAGGTCTGAGgatcatcatcactgtgaatCAACCACAATGGAGGGATCTTTCCACCTTGCTCTGCCGCAGCTCCAACTCTCTAGGATCTGTGACTCAGCGATTTCATGTCTACAGCGTTGAACCTCCAACATCTGCAGAAAGTCACG TTGCTCCACAGATCCTGCCCTCATCCGACTGCACCCAAACTGCAGACCAGCTCATCTGTTCCTGTGAGACTGTGGGAAATCCTGCTCCCACTTTACAGTGGTATTTGGACGGGCTACCTGTCAATCACTCTGACAAGTTTGCAGTCAGCAGTGAGTCTCTAAATGACACAGGTCTGAGgatcatcatcactgtgaatCAACCACAATGGAGGGATCTTTCCACCTTGCTCTGCCGCAGCTCCAACTCTCTAGGATCTGTGACTCAGCGATTTCATGTCTACAGCCTTGAgcctcaaacatctgcagaaagtcacg TTGTTCCAAAGATCCTGCCCTCATCTGACTGCACCCAAACTGCAGACCAGCTCATCTGTTCCTGTGAGACTGTGGGAAATCCTGCTCCCACTTTACAGTGGTATTTGGACGGGCTACCTGTCAATCACTCTGACAAGTTTGCAATCAGCAGTGAGTCTCTAAATGACACAGGTCTGAGgatcatcatcactgtgaatCAACCACAATGGAGGGATCTTTCCACCTTGCTCTGCCGCAGCTCCAACTCTCTAGGATCTGTTACTCAGCGATTTCATTTCTACAGCCTTGAGCCTCAAAAATCTGCAGAAAGTCAcg TTGCTCCACAGATCCTGCCCTCATCTGACTGCACCCAAACTGCAGACCAGCTCATCTGTTCCTGTGAGACTGTGGGAAATCCTGCTCCCACTTTACAGTGGTATTTGGACGGGTTACCTGTCAATCACTCTGACAAGTTTGCAGTCAGCAATGAGTCTCTAAATAACACAGGTCTGAGgatcatcatcactgtgaatCAACCACAATGGAGGGATCTTTCCACCTTGCTCTGCCGCAGCTCCAACTCTCTAGGATCTGTGACTCAGCGATTTCATGTCTACAGCCTTGAgcctcaaacatctgcagaaagtCACG TTGTTCCAAAGATCCTGCCCTCATCTGACTGTACCCAAACTGCAGACCAGCTCATCTGTTCCTGTGAGACTGTGGGAAATCCTGCTCCCACTTTACAGTGGTATTTGGACGGGCTACCTGTCAATCACTCTGACAAGTTTGCAATCAGCAGTGAGTCTCTAAATGACACAGGTCTGAGgatcatcatcactgtgaatCAACCACAATGGAGGGATCTTTCCACCTTGCTCTGCCGCAGCTCCAACTCTCTAGGATCTGTGACTCAGCAATTTCATTTCTACAGCTTTGAATCTCCAACATCTGCAGAAAGTCACG ACTCAGTCATGCTGACAGTCTTCATCACCACAGTTGTCGCACTGCTTCTGATAGTATGTGCTCTGCTTTTAGTGATCAG GATTCAAAAGATTCGCCGTAACCGCCCTGAGAGCACGTTTGCTATGAACCAACTTCTAACAAGCAATGTGGAAAATGAG GTATCAAAGAGTGAAGAACCATGGACATTGTCAACTGCCTCAGCAAAAACACCTCTCTGA
- the LOC104930275 gene encoding hemicentin-1 isoform X2 produces MATALTLLLIACLLQSAQCGEFKVFMQQTINVSSGSCVTIPCSFDVEDRFTSNLDETCKAMWRNEQDVDVFDSSNPQSPIKGNLIGDLTKKDCTTTLYNMKPEDSKKYYLRVECNNPMKYGFKEQKVEISVTDQVTPTLTPSTLEVNDGTSVTLTCSAPAPCLSHPPTLTWTPGLGVTQETLWENQDKTKVKISLLTFTATQRHHGQEISCTAVYNQQDGSTESSVSRLTADVSYPPQNTTVSVSPSGPVPEDSTVTLTCSSTANPAVRDYTWYTAQGGQETVMGTGHVLHIQASKVSVPFFCKAENDLGAGRSNINQIHVQYPPKHTTVSVSPSGPVPEDSTVTLICFSAANPAVRDYTWYTSQGGQETVIGTGHVLHIQASEVSVPFFCKAENDLGAGRSTISQIDVQYSPKHTTVSVSPSGPVPEDSTVTLTCSSTANPAVSDYTWYTSQGGQETVMGTGHVLHIQASKVSVPFFCEAENDLGAGRSTISQIDVQFAPQILPSSDCTQTADQLICSCETVGNPAPTLQWYLDGLPVNHSDKFAISSESLNDTGLRIIITVNQPQWRDLSTLLCRSSNSLGSVTQQFHFYSLESPTSAESHVAPQILPSSDCTQTADQLICSCETVGNPAPTLQWYLDGLPVNHSDKFAISSESLNDTGLRIIITVNQPQWRDLSTLLCRSSNSLGSVTQRFHFYSLESQTSAESHVAPQILPSSDCTQTADQLICSCETVGNPAPTLQWYLDGLPVNHSDKFAIRNESLNDTGLRIIITVNQPQWRDLSTLLCRSSNSLGSVTQRFHVYSVEPPTSAESHVAPQILPSSDCTQTADQLICSCETVGNPAPTLQWYLDGLPVNHSDKFAVSSESLNDTGLRIIITVNQPQWRDLSTLLCRSSNSLGSVTQRFHVYSLEPQTSAESHVVPKILPSSDCTQTADQLICSCETVGNPAPTLQWYLDGLPVNHSDKFAISSESLNDTGLRIIITVNQPQWRDLSTLLCRSSNSLGSVTQRFHFYSLEPQKSAESHVAPQILPSSDCTQTADQLICSCETVGNPAPTLQWYLDGLPVNHSDKFAVSNESLNNTGLRIIITVNQPQWRDLSTLLCRSSNSLGSVTQRFHVYSLEPQTSAESHVVPKILPSSDCTQTADQLICSCETVGNPAPTLQWYLDGLPVNHSDKFAISSESLNDTGLRIIITVNQPQWRDLSTLLCRSSNSLGSVTQQFHFYSFESPTSAESHVAPQILPSSDCTQTADQLICSCETVGNPAPTLQWYLDGLPVNHSDKFAISSESLNDTGLRIIITVNQPQWRDLTTLLCRSSNSLGSATQQFNFCSLEPQTSAETHVMLTVLIAAVVALLLLLCALLLVIRAQKIQHNRLKSTVAMSRLTSGEGNEQPNKTEESIYANVNY; encoded by the exons ATGGCCACAGCTCTGACTCTCCTTCTGATTGCGTGTCTGCTGCAGA GTGCCCAGTGTGGCGAGTTTAAGGTCTTTATGCAGCAGACTATAAATGTTTCGAGTGGATCCTGTGTGACCATCCCCTGCTCCTTTGATGTAGAGGACAGATTTACATCAAACTTAGATGAAACATGTAAAGCAATGTGGAGAAATGAGCAAGATGTTGATGTGTTTGATAGCAGTAATCCACAATCACCTATAAAAGGAAACTTGATAGGAGacttaacaaaaaaagactgcacCACAACCCTGTACAACATGAAACCTGAAGACAGCAAGAAATATTACCTGAGAGTGGAATGTAACAATCCCATGAAATATggttttaaagaacaaaaagtaGAAATTTCAGTCACAG ATCAAGTCACACCGACTCTGACTCCGTCTACACTGGAGGTGAATGATGGAACCTCAGTGACTTTGACATGCTCTGCTCCAGCTCCTTGTCTGTCTCATCCTCCAACTCTGACATGGACTCCTGGCCTGGGTGTCACTCAGGAGACACTGTGGGAGAATCAGGACAAAACTAAAGTCAAAATCTCTCTTCTGACCTTCACTGCTACTCAACGCCACCACGGACAGGAAATCTCCTGTACTGCTGTCTACAACCAACAAGATGGCAGCACTGAGTCATCTGTTTccagactgacagctgatgtttCAT atccACCCCAAAACACCACAGTGTCAGTCAGTCCCTCTGGTCCAGTACCAGAAGACAGCACTGTGACTCTGACATGCAGCAGTACTGCCAACCCAGCAGTGAGGGACTACACCTGGTACACAGCTCAGGGAGGCCAGGAGACTGTCATGGGGACCGGACATGTTTTACACATTCAAGCTTCTAAAGTCAGTGTTCCTTTTTTCTGCAAGGCTGAAAATGATCTTGGAGCTGGACGATCCAACATCAATCAAATACATGTTCAGT atccacccaaacacaccacagtgtCAGTCAGTCCCTCTGGTCCAGTACCAGAAGACAGCACTGTGACTCTGATATGCTTTAGTGCTGCCAACCCAGCAGTGAGGGACTACACCTGGTACACATCTCAGGGAGGCCAGGAGACTGTCATAGGGACCGGACATGTTTTACACATTCAAGCTTCTGAAGTCAGTGTTCCTTTTTTCTGCAAGGCTGAAAATGATCTTGGAGCTGGACGATCCACCATCAGTCAAATAGATGTTCAGT ATTCacccaaacacaccacagtgtCAGTCAGTCCCTCTGGTCCAGTACCAGAAGACAGCACTGTGACTCTGACATGCAGTAGTACTGCCAACCCAGCAGTGAGCGACTACACCTGGTACACATCTCAGGGAGGCCAGGAGACTGTCATGGGGACCGGACATGTTTTACACATTCAAGCTTCTAAAGTCAGTGTTCCTTTTTTCTGTGAGGCTGAAAATGATCTTGGAGCTGGACGATCCACCATCAGTCAAATAGATGTTCAGT TTGCTCCACAGATCCTGCCCTCATCTGACTGCACCCAAACTGCAGACCAGCTCATCTGTTCCTGTGAGACTGTGGGAAATCCTGCTCCCACTTTACAGTGGTATTTGGACGGGCTACCTGTCAATCACTCTGACAAGTTTGCAATCAGCAGTGAGTCTCTAAATGACACAGGTCTGAGgatcatcatcactgtgaatCAACCACAATGGAGGGATCTTTCCACCTTGCTCTGCCGCAGCTCCAACTCTCTAGGATCTGTGACTCAGCAATTTCATTTCTACAGCCTTGAATCTCCAACATCTGCAGAAAGTCACG TTGCTCCACAGATCCTGCCCTCATCCGACTGCACCCAAACTGCAGACCAGCTCATCTGTTCCTGTGAGACTGTGGGAAATCCTGCTCCCACTTTACAGTGGTATTTGGACGGGCTACCTGTCAATCACTCTGACAAGTTTGCAATCAGCAGTGAGTCTCTAAATGACACAGGTCTGAGgatcatcatcactgtgaatCAACCACAATGGAGGGATCTTTCCACCTTGCTCTGCCGCAGCTCCAACTCTCTAGGATCTGTGACTCAGCGATTTCATTTCTACAGCCTTGAatctcaaacatctgcagaaagtCACG TTGCTCCACAGATCCTGCCCTCCTCTGACTGCACCCAAACTGCAGACCAGCTCATCTGTTCCTGTGAGACTGTGGGAAATCCTGCTCCCACTTTACAGTGGTATTTGGACGGGCTACCTGTCAATCACTCTGACAAGTTTGCAATCCGCAATGAGTCTCTAAATGACACAGGTCTGAGgatcatcatcactgtgaatCAACCACAATGGAGGGATCTTTCCACCTTGCTCTGCCGCAGCTCCAACTCTCTAGGATCTGTGACTCAGCGATTTCATGTCTACAGCGTTGAACCTCCAACATCTGCAGAAAGTCACG TTGCTCCACAGATCCTGCCCTCATCCGACTGCACCCAAACTGCAGACCAGCTCATCTGTTCCTGTGAGACTGTGGGAAATCCTGCTCCCACTTTACAGTGGTATTTGGACGGGCTACCTGTCAATCACTCTGACAAGTTTGCAGTCAGCAGTGAGTCTCTAAATGACACAGGTCTGAGgatcatcatcactgtgaatCAACCACAATGGAGGGATCTTTCCACCTTGCTCTGCCGCAGCTCCAACTCTCTAGGATCTGTGACTCAGCGATTTCATGTCTACAGCCTTGAgcctcaaacatctgcagaaagtcacg TTGTTCCAAAGATCCTGCCCTCATCTGACTGCACCCAAACTGCAGACCAGCTCATCTGTTCCTGTGAGACTGTGGGAAATCCTGCTCCCACTTTACAGTGGTATTTGGACGGGCTACCTGTCAATCACTCTGACAAGTTTGCAATCAGCAGTGAGTCTCTAAATGACACAGGTCTGAGgatcatcatcactgtgaatCAACCACAATGGAGGGATCTTTCCACCTTGCTCTGCCGCAGCTCCAACTCTCTAGGATCTGTTACTCAGCGATTTCATTTCTACAGCCTTGAGCCTCAAAAATCTGCAGAAAGTCAcg TTGCTCCACAGATCCTGCCCTCATCTGACTGCACCCAAACTGCAGACCAGCTCATCTGTTCCTGTGAGACTGTGGGAAATCCTGCTCCCACTTTACAGTGGTATTTGGACGGGTTACCTGTCAATCACTCTGACAAGTTTGCAGTCAGCAATGAGTCTCTAAATAACACAGGTCTGAGgatcatcatcactgtgaatCAACCACAATGGAGGGATCTTTCCACCTTGCTCTGCCGCAGCTCCAACTCTCTAGGATCTGTGACTCAGCGATTTCATGTCTACAGCCTTGAgcctcaaacatctgcagaaagtCACG TTGTTCCAAAGATCCTGCCCTCATCTGACTGTACCCAAACTGCAGACCAGCTCATCTGTTCCTGTGAGACTGTGGGAAATCCTGCTCCCACTTTACAGTGGTATTTGGACGGGCTACCTGTCAATCACTCTGACAAGTTTGCAATCAGCAGTGAGTCTCTAAATGACACAGGTCTGAGgatcatcatcactgtgaatCAACCACAATGGAGGGATCTTTCCACCTTGCTCTGCCGCAGCTCCAACTCTCTAGGATCTGTGACTCAGCAATTTCATTTCTACAGCTTTGAATCTCCAACATCTGCAGAAAGTCACG TTGCTCCACAGATCCTGCCCTCATCTGACTGCACCCAAACTGCAGACCAGCTCATCTGTTCCTGTGAGACTGTGGGAAATCCTGCTCCCACTTTACAGTGGTATTTGGACGGGCTACCTGTCAATCACTCTGACAAGTTTGCAATCAGCAGTGAGTCTCTAAATGACACAGGTCTGAGgatcatcatcactgtgaatCAACCACAATGGAGGGATCTTACCACCTTGCTCTGCCGCAGCTCCAACTCTCTAGGATCTGCGACCCAGCAATTTAATTTCTGCAGCCTTGAgcctcaaacatctgcagaaactCACG TGATGTTGACAGTCCTCATCGCCGCAGTTGTCGCACTGCTTCTACTGCTATGTGCTCTGCTTTTAGTGATCAg GGCTCAGAAGATTCAACATAACCGTCTTAAGAGCACAGTTGCTATGAGCCGCCTAACAAGTGGAGAGGGAAATGAG CAACCCAACAAAACTGAAGAGAGCATCTATGCCAACGTCAATTACTGA